The following coding sequences lie in one Periophthalmus magnuspinnatus isolate fPerMag1 chromosome 24, fPerMag1.2.pri, whole genome shotgun sequence genomic window:
- the rsph9 gene encoding radial spoke head protein 9 homolog produces MGATNTTAADEREFGSMDSNSLLYAMELVAGSGHTLTVEEKTVLCTSLVILKKNFKFNRVLFWGKILGFKNDYFIAQGRGEDEMQDQKYLYSFNCMDWYLLPPATDSMIQEVFKAAKGRFMGDPSYVYEDVEIQRKGEGEEAIAEEIVIKVTEENRLAATVYQIDQEVSVVPRGAFIKSPHELVQVNLSFGGLTYSEAGKLDNFLHFTKKKNMKKKSILEMADLNPVMDFMDLLSDDIPKGSWHLRFECANRVCVIRSHLWLGLTFYHIPMTPQHGYIYIGDGTRNLDLPFML; encoded by the exons ATGGGGGCCACAAACACTACTGCTGCTGATGAGAGAG AGTTCGGATCAATGGACTCAAACTCGTTATTATACGCTATGGAGCTCGTAGCAGGAAGCGGCCACACTCTGACTGTGGAGGAAAAGACTGTCCTGTGCACTTCGCTGGTGATTCTGAAGaaaaattttaaatttaatagaGTCTTATTTTGGGGTAAAATATTAGGATTCAAAAACGACTATTTTATTGCTCAAGGGCGAGGAGAAGACGAGATGCAAGACCAGAAGTACCTGTACAG CTTCAACTGCATGGACTGGTACCTGCTTCCCCCAGCCACTGACTCTATGATCCAGGAGGTGTTCAAAGCTGCCAAAGGTCGCTTCATGGGTGACCCCTCTTATGTTTATGAGGATGTTGAGATTCAGAGAAAAGGGGAAGGTGAAGAGGCTATAGCAGAGGAAATAGTG ATTAAAGTGACAGAGGAAAACAGACTGGCAGCAACAGTTTATCaaattgatcaggaagtgtcTGTGGTTCCAAGGGGCGCTTTTATCAAAAGTCCACATGAGCTGGTGCAAGTAAATCTCAGCTTTGGGG GCCTGACTTATTCAGAAGCTGGAAAACTGGACAATTTCCTGCATTTCACTAAAAAGaagaatatgaagaaaaaaTCTATACTGGAAATGGCTGATCTGAACCCAGTGATGGACTTCATGGATCTACTGAGTGATGATATTCCCAAAG GCTCGTGGCACTTGCGGTTTGAATGCGCCAaccgtgtgtgtgtgatccGGAGTCATCTATGGCTTGGGCTGACCTTCTACCACATCCCAATGACCCCACAGCACGGATACATCTACATTGGAGATGGGACAAGAAACCTGGACCTGCCTTTTATGCTTTAA
- the tmem63a gene encoding CSC1-like protein 1, translated as MSSEWWNQWLVSNGSSAFNFTKCFSSNQSSVLYGNNFGGIPIVLFLDFCVFMFLLILFSIIRKQFWDFGRLALVAESEGFNDFGHRNYGRMSSFLSSTDEHDHELGFFSWVPYIVRMEDRKIKDRCGIDATNYLSFQRNLIFLLIVITVASLGIILPVNLTGNLLDNPLNFGRTTIANLPSGDLLLWLHTIFAVLYLMLTVVFLRRHTSQMKDMRKEIARNTLFVTSVPKTATENDVRSHFTDAYPTCRVCDVTLGFDVAKLMHLDKERVRAGKNLRYYEKVFENTGIREMISPRVCGHLCCCASCEKVDAIEFYSNKEKLLLEDFRQEAEKVPEYPLGMAFVTLQNEGMAKFILKDFNAVDCSQSCCCGREPQPSQYSGPLKVKKWTVSFAPHPKNVYWENLSVRGVMWYLRYIPLNILLFFLLTFLTTPTIIINTMDKFNVTKPIKDLNSPIISQFFPTLLLWSFSALLPTVVYYSTLGEAHWSRSSEQLSMMRKLYFFLLFMVLILPSLGLTSLAVFFRWLFDKSFLEDGLLNGKLRFECVFLPDQGAFFVNYVIAAGLVGSGMELLRLPGLLLYTVRLACARSAAERKYVKQNQAYEFEYGAMYGWSLCVFTVIMAYSIVCPIIVPFGLLYMLLKHLVDKHNLYFAYLPASLDKRVHIGAVNQAMAAPIICLIWLYVFSVLRTGFMAATSLFTLVVLCITIGICLCYTCFGVFKYLSPHNYKVSDEDDDDAVEGGEEHTMVYLPRVLNTKSPAQPQEEPPKSNFYGSTEDSPNYDTTAVKDNASDT; from the exons ATGTCGTCTGAGTGGTGGAATCAGTGGCTTGTTTCCAATGGCAGCTCTGCCTTTAACTTCACAAAATGCTTCAGCTCCAACCAAAGCAGTGTCCTGTACGGGAACAACTTTGGAGGGATACCAATTGTGCTTTTTCTGGATTTCTGTGTCTTCATG TTCCTTTTGATCCTTTTCTCTATTATACGAAAACAATTCTGGGACTTTGGACGGTTAGCGCTGGTGGCTGAAAGTGAGGG gTTTAACGATTTTGGACACCGTAACTATGGTCGCATGTCGTCCTTTCTGTCAAGCACAGATGAACATGATCACGAATtg GGCTTTTTCTCGTGGGTGCCTTACATTGTGAGAATGGA GGATAGGAAAATTAAAGATAGATGTGGGATAGATGCTACAAATTACCTCTCCTTTCAACGCAATCTGATCTTCTTACTTATTGTCATAACTGTCGCTTCCCTTGGAATTATTTTACCTGTGAACCTGACTGGGAACCTTTTAG ACAACCCACTAAATTTTGGAAGAACAACCATAGCCAATCTTCCAAGTGG AGACTTGCTGCTATGGCTGCATACAATCTTTGCAGTACTTTACTTGATGCTGACAGTTGTTTTTTTACGACGCCACACTTCACAAATGAAAGACATGCGGAAAGAAATA GCTAGAAATACATTGTTTGTTACTTCAGTGCCAAAAACGGCAACAGAAAATGACGTAAGGTCTCATTTTAC AGACGCGTACCCAACCTGCCGCGTGTGTGATGTGACTCTGGGCTTTGATGTAGCTAAACTCATGCACCTTGATAAAGAAAG AGTTCGTGCTGGAAAAAATTTGCGTTACTACGAGAAGGTGTTTGAGAATACAGGCATACGTGAAATGATCAGCCCCAGAGTGTGTGGTCACCTCTGCTGCTGCGCCTCATGTGAAAAG gttGATGCCATAGAGTTCTACAGCAACAAAGAAAAGCTGTTACTTGAAGATTTCAGACAAGAAGCAGAAAAGGTTCCAGAATATCCTTTGGGAATGGCATTTGTGACCCTGCAGAATGAGGGAATGGCCAAATT CATATTAAAAGATTTTAACGCAGTGGATTGTAGCCAGAGTTGCTGTTGTGGAAGAGAGCCTCAGCCATCCCAGTATAGTGGACCTCTGAAAGTGAAGAAGTGGACAGTTAGTTTTGCACCACATCCCAAAAACGTGTATTG GGAAAACCTCTCAGTGCGGGGCGTGATGTGGTACCTGCGTTACATACCACTCaacattttactgtttttccTTCTGACCTTCCTCACAACTCccaccatcatcatcaacaCAATGGACAAGTTCAACGTTACTAAGCCCATTAAAGATCTCAAT AGTCCTATAATCAGTCAGTTCTTCCCCActctcctgctctggtccttcTCTGCACTACTGCCCACTGTAGTGTACTATTCCACGCTTGGAGAGGCTCACTGGAGCAG GTCCAGTGAGCAGTTGAGTATGATGAGGAAGCTCTATTTTTTCCTGCTTTTCATGGTGCTTATACTGCCATCACTTGGACTAACAAG TCTTGCTGTTTTCTTCAGATGGCTGTTTGATAAGAGTTTTCTAGAGGATGGATTGCTTAATGGAAAACTAAGATTTGA GTGTGTGTTCCTCCCGGACCAAGGCGCTTTCTTTGTTAACTACGTCATTGCCGCGGGTTTGGTGGGCTCTGGGATGGAGCTGTTACGGTTACCAGGGTTACTTCTGTACACAGTTCGCCTGGCCTGTGCTCGTTCTGCTGCAGAGAGGAAATACGTGAAGCag AATCAAGCTTATGAGTTTGAGTATGGGGCTATGTACGGCTGGAGCCTCTGTGTGTTCACTGTAATCATGGCCTACAGCATCGTATGTCCCATTATTGTACCTTTTG gtttaCTGTACATGCTCCTGAAGCACCTAGTGGACAAACACAACTTATACTTTGCCTACCTCCCCGCGAGCCTGGACAAGAGGGTACACATtggagctgtcaatcaagccaTGGCTGCTCCCATCATCTGCCTTATATGGCTTTACGTTTTCTCTGTGCTCAGGACCG GTTTTATGGCTGCCACATCCCTTTTCACACTTGTGGTGCTGTGCATCACTATCGGTATCTGCCTCTGCTACACCTGCTTTGGCGTTTTTAAGTATCTCAGTCCACACAATTATAAG GTTTCAGATGAGGATGATGACGATGCAgtggaaggaggagaagaacacACCATG GTCTACCTACCCAGAGTGCTTAATACCAAATCTCCAGCCCAGCCCCAAGAGGAGCccccaaaatcaaacttttatggTTCAACAGAGGACAGCCCTAACTATGACACAACTGCAGTGAAGGACAATGCTTCAGATACATGA
- the LOC117392501 gene encoding CSC1-like protein 1: protein MSSEWWNQWLVSNGSSAFNFTKCFSSNQSSVLYGNNFGGIPIVLFLDFCVFMFLLILFSIIRKQFWDFGRLALVAESEGFNDFGHRNYGRMSSFLSSTDEHDHELGFFSWVPYIVRMEDRKIKDRCGIDATNYLSFQRNLIFLLIVITVASLGIILPVNLTGNLLDNPLNFGRTTIANLPSGDLLLWLHTIFAVLYLMLTVVFLRRHTSQMKDMRKEIARNTLFVTSVPKTATENDVRSHFT from the exons ATGTCGTCTGAGTGGTGGAATCAGTGGCTTGTTTCCAATGGCAGCTCTGCCTTTAACTTCACAAAATGCTTCAGCTCCAACCAAAGCAGTGTCCTGTACGGGAACAACTTTGGAGGGATACCAATTGTGCTTTTTCTGGATTTCTGTGTCTTCATG TTCCTTTTGATCCTTTTCTCTATTATACGAAAACAATTCTGGGACTTTGGACGGTTAGCGCTGGTGGCTGAAAGTGAGGG gTTTAACGATTTTGGACACCGTAACTATGGTCGCATGTCGTCCTTTCTGTCAAGCACAGATGAACATGATCACGAATtg GGCTTTTTCTCGTGGGTGCCTTACATTGTGAGAATGGA GGATAGGAAAATTAAAGATAGATGTGGGATAGATGCTACAAATTACCTCTCCTTTCAACGCAATCTGATCTTCTTACTTATTGTCATAACTGTCGCTTCCCTTGGAATTATTTTACCTGTGAACCTGACTGGGAACCTTTTAG ACAACCCACTAAATTTTGGAAGAACAACCATAGCCAATCTTCCAAGTGG AGACTTGCTGCTATGGCTGCATACAATCTTTGCAGTACTTTACTTGATGCTGACAGTTGTTTTTTTACGACGCCACACTTCACAAATGAAAGACATGCGGAAAGAAATA GCTAGAAATACATTGTTTGTTACTTCAGTGCCAAAAACGGCAACAGAAAATGACGTAAGGTCTCATTTTACGTAA